The sequence below is a genomic window from uncultured Stenotrophomonas sp..
CGGGTGCCGGTGACGATCACGGTATCCAGCGTCTGCGCGCTGGACTGGGCGAAGGCGGAAGCAACCGGGAGGCCGAGCGCGACGGCAACGGCGAGGGCGAGCGTGCTGGATTTGTTGTTCATCAGATTGCGGCTCCGGTGGAGTTGGCGGCACCCGGCGGCGAGGTCGGCCGGTGGAGTGGGTGTGCCATCACGGATTAATGGAAAGTTTACGTTGTGTCAAATCCGGTGCGGTCGTCTACACCGTTGCTTTTGAAAGCATTTTTGCGGGCAGGACATCATTGCGCGGTTCGGTAAAGTGCCTGGAA
It includes:
- a CDS encoding hypothetical protein (Evidence 5 : No homology to any previously reported sequences), which produces MEWVCHHGLMESLRCVKSGAVVYTVAFESIFAGRTSLRGSVKCLESIEAGRDRTRSMRWSSIR